The Bradyrhizobium oligotrophicum S58 genome contains the following window.
ACACGATTCAGAACGAAGCAGCCGAAGTCGTCAACCGCCTTAATTCAGGCTCGGCTCCAGAGGCGGCCCGTGGTGGCGCGGCAATCGTCCTGAACTGGAAGTGAGTGCCAACGCGTGAAGCAGTCTGTCATCGTACTAAGCGAACTCCAGGATGATCGCCGTCGATGAATTGCACGCCGGCGGCCTCAAGAGCGCGCCTGACAGCCGCCAGATTGTTGATTGACGGAATACGACGGCCTTTTTCGAAATCACGAATTGTACTCTCGCTCAAATTGGACCGAGCAGCCAATTCAGCCTGAGACCAGTCGAGCAAACCACGAGCCGCCCGAGATTGATCGGGAGTCATTCAACCGCCATTTCATGGGAACACGATTTTCGTTTAACAGCCACGAAAAGCGTTGACATCCGCGATTATAAACGCTAACCGTGTAAAATTATCGGTTTCCGTGTACCGAGTTGAAAAAATGCGTGATTGCGCCAAAGGCACCACCCCCGAGGAAGCTGCCGGAGACCTAGACGCTCCTTTGGTCGCCTTCGAAAACCAGTTCTTGGCGTTGGTAGCTGAACTCGATCGTGACGGTGAAAACCTAAAGCAGTCCGACGAGTACCTGACGGCGCGGGATGAGGCCCTCCTGGCCCGCCTTGATCCCGTTGAACGAGCCATCATGGGGACCCCCGCCTATACGATGACGGGCTTGAGTGTGAAGGCCCGTCACTTGGCCTACGTTCTGTCGGAGTACTGGGAAGCCCCAATCGATCAAATAGGTTGGGAAGGACGAGCGGTGCGTCTGCTCGTTGAAGCGATATGCAACGTCGCAAGCACGCCCTTAAGCATCCGAAAGCCACAAGTCGGAAAACAGCAGACGGAAGGTGGCCATAGAGATCCCAACGGGTGAGCGTGACGATTGAGCGGCTCCTCACTCAGTCGAGGGTTCAATGCGCTGGAGCGTTTCCATCAAAGTCCCCCCGGGAAATACCTGCCATTTTCGGTATTCGCGGCAAAGACAGCTTAGGCATTGAGCCAGCAAACCCGCTTTCGGTCCGCTCATGCCCTCAAACCTGCAACCACAATCATATACAAGGTTACAGCAATCAACGCCTACATGCTTATGGGTCTGGTGCGGGACAAGCGTGCGAATTAGTGGCCTTTTTCCATACGCTTCAGAATTTTCTTTCGAGCGCTCGCTGTTGGGCTAGCTCGTCTAGAGTGTCCGCAGCCTCTTTCGACAGATCCAACGTTAGACGTGCCCTAGGGCCGAAATTGGCTCTCATGTCATCAAGCGCGCTGGGCCTCTTCACCGAGTATCTCCTTCAAAAGGCAACACAATCTATCAACGCGCGCAGTACTTTTGCTGCCGAGTTCGGTCACTTTGGTGCGTCAAGGCACACCTCCCGACACGACGCGGTTCGGCTCGTGCCGGGTAATTGGAAAAGACCCAAGTGCGGATAATGACTAGCGCGGCTGAGGATCCTCGTGCAAAATCCAGGAATTGCAACTTTTGCGTTCAGGGGTTCGCTATGCGCCTAGTATTTTTTCCTACCACGCTCGCTTGCGCTCTTAGTTTTACTACTTCGTCCTTGGCCGATTGCGACGCCAGAGACTTCATTGTGCAAGACAAGACTTCCATCCAGACTAGCGAGCAAATCCAACTCGATTCGTTCTGACGGCCACCCGAGAACATTTCGGCAACCAAATGTTCTCTACCTTGAAGGGAAGCCCTCACGAAGCGATTACAACAAGCGTCGCTGCGACATCGGGGTGGTTGACCTAAAAGTATCCTCAGGGGGACTAAGTCATGCAAGCATATGCGATGCGAACGTTGGCTTTGATTGGATTTTTCGCGCTACCGCTTGCGGCGCAAGAGGCAGCCGCAGAGAATTGCGAGTTAAAGATCGTGATGGCCACTTACGAGCGCACCTCTAGCTATCATTCAGATTACCGTCTAGCCAAATTCGTCAAAGAAGAAGATTGGAACGAACTGTCTAAAAACGCT
Protein-coding sequences here:
- a CDS encoding helix-turn-helix domain-containing protein, whose protein sequence is MTPDQSRAARGLLDWSQAELAARSNLSESTIRDFEKGRRIPSINNLAAVRRALEAAGVQFIDGDHPGVRLVR